Below is a genomic region from Zea mays cultivar B73 chromosome 9, Zm-B73-REFERENCE-NAM-5.0, whole genome shotgun sequence.
gtagtagGGTAGGCTTGGGGAGAGATGCAGTAGATATTTTttctgtcatagatgtagacataaacacacatgtggtgtagcggtaaCTACTGCTCACATTTTTTTGAGAGGTCGCGGGTTTGAATCCCCTTGGAGTcatttgtgttttttaattttagctagacgtgagcTGTACGCGGGAATGAGAATGGaaatgggctttgcggggaggggagaATGTGAAAGGCAGAATGGAAAATGACAGAACATGGGAATGGACTGTGCGGGGAGGAGGGAATGAGAAAGGCAGAATAGGAAATGACAGAACATGGGAATGAGCTGTGCGGGGAGGTGGGAATGGGAATGACAGAACAGGGAATGAGAATGAGAGGCAGAAAAGGGAATGACAGAACAGTGAATGGTGGCAGAacacagaatgacagactattcttgcagccttaataagtagtagagattacacATCCCTAATATACTCCTTTATATTTTAGAGCTAATCCGTTTAGCTAGGAGCGTACTGGTCcaaccaaaaaatagtagatctaATGATCATGTTTACTTTATGGATTTGCTTCGCCTCGACACAATCTTCGTGATGGCTCCTCGTGCCACCACGAGTTTTGAGGCTAAATTTGTATAACCGTCACTAGGTGGGTTTTAGGCTCAACCACCAGACCACTACATGTAAGTACTCCATATGTGTCCATCGTATCCTATACACATGTCTCGCCAATCTTCGACCGTGTGTCCGTGTCGACACGATCCACTTCGTCATGTCCTCACATTTGTTGTTGTACCTAGGTGTGAGCCACTACAACTAGTCATCCGACTTGTAGACTCCACACCTCACATTCGTTGTTGACCACCACACAGCTCGCGGTCTATTAACACGAACGTGCATAACCTTCACATTTGTTGTTGACAATCGCCTCTAGACTCCACACCAAACAAGTCAAAAGACATAGGCTTACACCCTAGCTAGTCCGCACGATCCACCCTAGGACACTACTGTGTTGGTAATCATTCATCACGGACTTCACAAGGACACATCAATTATGTGTTCGCACAATCTTTTGGGTCCGGTTGAGCGAAATGGACGGCAAATTATATGTTTGGGTCGTCTTCTAAAACGTGTTCCTAGTGCCAAAAAGCATAAAGCAAACCAAACATGTAGAACTAGAAGCTGTTTTTTTAGAAAATGCAATTCTGGAAGTATTCTGAACCCTACTTTTAGCTTTTCCAAATGGGCGTAAATATTTAAGTGTTGTTTAAATGAAgactagtcggttacccgtgcgttgcgacggcttacaacaatacccacgtaaactatccatcaaaaaaattcaagattttttattgattgcctccgctctctgtataatatattttttgattcggctaactgatgttattgtttactccatgcaaatatgtcctggtacaacacgaccaatgaagtgagcgattagaagagagttcacaacgattgactgaataaacagagattataaaatgacataattccatcatacagagaccaaataagagagttTGTGacatcaagtttctaaaataagttccataaagtcaaacttataaaaaagatagattaaaatatggagtgattgctaaagttagacatcaataaaaactggatgcgctccatataaattatgctacttcgtagcaattactaacgtttaaaaccaacaaataacctttcattttgttgttagtgtgacaaatcattgctgctccatccaatttagcaatctcaaacaccatgtagtccattgcgccaatgtggtctcagaaacgacctaatgcttgcaagagccaagaacgccgTGCCGTACTTgagctgtagcctcggcccgtagtgctggcccggcccgacacgattatttttttattttacaaaaaacgtatatacctatatacaatttatattcaatattaaaacatgttagcgtgatgttctactggttagacagtttcgcctagtgtctcccgcccttcttccatcagggcatagGTTCGAACTCCACATCTTGCACcgtttttaatattttacgctgatttaattaaatggatcgacgggctaacgggctggcctgacacagttagcaggccggtatgacgtgcctgtgccatagttgtggcccgcgtgcatctagctCGTTTCGGGCGTcattacgctgatttaattaaatggatcgatgggctaacgggctggcccgacacagttagcaggtcGTGTCTGTGCCATAGTTatggcccgcgtgcatctagctCGTGTCGGACGTCGTTTGACATCTATAGACGTGCAtcagattaatttgaaatagctgtgaggggttatttgtaaaaaaatgacgcatgacgaccgttgaaactggtgctttaagtatagtatagataagaTATAAGTAGGTTTTGTAATCGTTTTAACCAAATATCTTTCAAAATTTTAAAAGCACATAGTTTACCGTGTCTTTGTTATGTTCCATTATATAGCTTCTTTTACAGCTTCCTAAGCCAGGTTACTTAGATCTATTCAGACCTAAATGCACGAATGAAGAAGGTGGCGAGTAGATACGTCGGCGGTCGGCCACATACTTCTTAGCCGAATAAAGCAGACAAGGTCAGATGTGGAATTGGGGATCCGAGACCTTCTTAACTTCGTGCGAGAGAAATCCGACAAAGACGCAAAGAGGTACACTAGTTGGAATAGGAAGATTCAACGACTGGAGGTAGAAAATAACCATAGTACTACTATGAGTGGTAGAGCTTACTTATTAATGACACCATTACATTCTCGAATATTGGTTGTCCTTTAATTCATTTTCAAATTAAACCACGACAAATAAAAAATAACAACAACAGAGTGAGTACTATTTATCTTGAATTGAACCAAATAGTAATTCTGTATATACATTCACACCATCGAGCATTGCTCGGCGTGCAAGGCTTTACACACATGACAAAAATTGCAAACCAACCAACTCGGCACACACAGACACAGAGATGAATCGCAAACAACTCACACACAAGCTAACCACTAATAAGCATGACTACACTGCCACTGAACTCTAAACATGATCGCCAGAGCCCCGCCAAACGAAAACCACCAGCTACGACCTGAGCTTGAGTGATTCCAGGCCGTGGATCCCCTTCTTCAGGATCCCATGGACCGGCCAACCACCACTCCTCACCTTCGATCTCTCCACCGCACCACCGTCTCGCTCGCACGCGTCGTTCTCTGCCACGCAAACGCCTTTGCCCTTCCCGCCGACGTGCGCTCTTCCTGCGTCGGCCGCGCGCCTGCCGAAGCTTTCGAACAGGTCGGGCGAGTGCTGCAGCACCTCGCTCGCCGACGAGTACCCCATCAGCCGGTGAAGCTTGCCGTCTCTAGTACCCGTCCTTTCGTCGACGGTGTTGAAGGACGAGTTCCTCGACACGTACAGCGGCTGCTGCCCGTCCTCGGTGCTGGTCGAGTGGCCGATGCCGAACGAGAGCCCGTACTCCTCGGAGTAGGACACCGGGTCCGCCTCCCCGAAGAagccgccggcggcggcggcgttgtGGCCGCCGGAAGCCTGCTCGTACTCGTCAGTGCTGTACTCGTCGCCCCCGAACGGTGACTGCAGCCTCTTCCTGGCGCCGGGGTCCCTGTAGGAGTAGGAGAGGacttcggagcaggagccgcaCCGCAGCCGGCGCGTTCCCCTGCTCGGGACGGCGAACTCCGCGGGCAGCTGGACCAGGCTGACGCAGCTGGAGCAGATCACGAACGGGGCGCCACGTAGGACTGGCAGGCAGTAGTTTCTGGGAGGAGGAGGGCGCTTATTGCTCACCATGACCGGTGGCCTGCGCGTCGCTGCAGGTTCTTGCTTGCAGGGTCTGTATCTGTAACAGGGTGGCTGCTGGCAACTATGGTGGCAGCACCCATGACGGCAAGGTCTCGTTTCCGTCTGCACGTTGTGGTGGAAGTGGAACGGATAAACCCAGTGCCGGCGATACCGCAGCGACGGCAGTCCACGAGAAGCAGCAGCAACCTGGCCAGACTTGCTCGGGCGAGACACGTAGCCAGAATGCTTGGCGGCAGGATGGTATGCCGCGAGAGGTGCACTGGACGCGATGGCTGCACGAGTCGTGCGGCCATCTTGCTTGGAATTGGAAGGTCGTGGAGGTTGGTGCGCCTTCGGCTTGCAGTCGTCTGCAGGTTTATTACTGAACAGCTCAGAAAGGTCGCCCTTCAGCTCGTCCACTGTGTTCATGATCTTCGACTGGAGGGGCTCGCTGGCACTGAAGCTTTTCGACTGGAGAGAAGTCCGTGCAGATTGGAAATCAGTCGAGTCTCGTGACGATCGAAGATCACAGGACCGAGACAGTACCCTCACAAGATACCCCTTCTTGTTTGCTGCATGTTCGCCTCCGCCTTCTTCCTTCTGCTCGGGATCTTGCGCACTGACGGCTGCCTTGCTCATCTCAGAAGGAACCGTTTTGATCTCAGAGGCGTTCAAGCGGCGTTCTGTATCATCATCATGTCCACTTACTGCTCGGCAAGTCTCTGAATTCTCCGTAGGCTGTTCCACGGTGTGGTTTTCCTTGTTCTCAGCGTCGTGAGCCACCACCACAGCGTTCTGCACAGCCAGTATGCCACCACCATTTTCGCCGCTCCCTGCCCCGTTGCTGCCATGCTCGGTGCTTGGAGCATCAGCACCGAAGGAGCTCTCTGAGCCTTGGTCTTTGATTTGGGGAGGCGCCCCATTGCCATTGCTCACGGCTGTAGCGACCGAATAACTGTCGGAGTCCTGGCGAGCTTGTTTTGCAGACGCATGTCGGCCACCGCTGGCACAGATTTTAGCTGCAAAAGCGTACGGAGGGACACTTCAGAAACTACGAGCAAACGAACGGTAGACTTTCTTTCTCAGCGAACAACCGAACGAAGTTACCTCGAAGGGTGGTGCCGCATCCGCCGCACCTGTAGACTGTAACGTTGTGCGGTTCTGGGAGAACGTTGAGACAGTTTGGGCATCTCACGAGCCGAAAACCTTCCGCGTTCGCCATCAACCAAGAGAGTACCAGAACATCACCCACAGCTCAGAAATCCCAGGCGGGGCCGCGGTTACCTGCAGTCAGCAGT
It encodes:
- the LOC100275583 gene encoding uncharacterized protein isoform X1 — its product is MANAEGFRLVRCPNCLNVLPEPHNVTVYRCGGCGTTLRAKICASGGRHASAKQARQDSDSYSVATAVSNGNGAPPQIKDQGSESSFGADAPSTEHGSNGAGSGENGGGILAVQNAVVVAHDAENKENHTVEQPTENSETCRAVSGHDDDTERRLNASEIKTVPSEMSKAAVSAQDPEQKEEGGGEHAANKKGYLVRVLSRSCDLRSSRDSTDFQSARTSLQSKSFSASEPLQSKIMNTVDELKGDLSELFSNKPADDCKPKAHQPPRPSNSKQDGRTTRAAIASSAPLAAYHPAAKHSGYVSRPSKSGQVAAASRGLPSLRYRRHWVYPFHFHHNVQTETRPCRHGCCHHSCQQPPCYRYRPCKQEPAATRRPPVMVSNKRPPPPRNYCLPVLRGAPFVICSSCVSLVQLPAEFAVPSRGTRRLRCGSCSEVLSYSYRDPGARKRLQSPFGGDEYSTDEYEQASGGHNAAAAGGFFGEADPVSYSEEYGLSFGIGHSTSTEDGQQPLYVSRNSSFNTVDERTGTRDGKLHRLMGYSSASEVLQHSPDLFESFGRRAADAGRAHVGGKGKGVCVAENDACERDGGAVERSKVRSGGWPVHGILKKGIHGLESLKLRS